From the genome of Muricauda sp. SCSIO 64092, one region includes:
- a CDS encoding efflux RND transporter permease subunit yields MKKVKINFIEAAMKYRQVTIVVTVVLMVLGSYALATMARSEDPEITVRKGLVVAIFPGADELQVEKQVTDKIEQFLFGYEEVRKEKTTSETKEGQVVLTVELNEDVEDTDRFWATLQNGLNTIFRQRYTLPPGLIGPIVDSDFGDVVAQMITISAPKRSYAEIETYLDKLEDGLKTINETSKIKRYGGQTQQIYVTVQDEKLKQYGFDFSSIAQVIQMQNGTEFSGGITLKNSEVSVFAKNQYKDEHELANQIVYSTPDGKVVRLKDVANIERRYEEVSSFIQVENQKVMMLAIEMQPGNNIVHFGKKVNTKIKEVEQQLPQDVQIATIVDQPAVVQDKISHFMLEFVIAVLAVIIVVILLLPLRVAVVSALASPIAIVITFGILNAIGIEIHQVTLAALIIVLGMVVDNAIVVVDNYIEKLDEGEDRWTAAWQSGTQLMIPIFTATTAIILAFVPLAFLLNGLSKEFIQALPVAVGVALFTSMVVALLLTPYMCYVFIKKGLKHKVSDGNKKSLLDKLQHLFNQGLDHCFKWPKTTLFFGTLCVVAALLVSTTLDRELFPIAERNQFNLEVWLPSSGSIQQTEKAVAKIEKEIADDERVLRTASFIGTSSPRFHSTYAPEFPRKNFAQIFITTTDKGATNELAHEYVRKFEGFIPDVYIRTRQLSLKETVAPIEVRIIGEDLNNQRRVAEQVKEILANTQGTNWIRTSYQDDYYGIKVNLDDDKANRLGITNNMVAQTLGALKGYPVSTLYEGDKAIDILLRYNASNRDNIDDLGALNVPTMFRTKVPLREVASIAPEWHTGAIAHRNGLRTLTVRSEAQLGVKATTIQSEIEPKINALELPEGITIKYGGEYESINETAPNMVVSLCISLILIFLVLLFQFKDFTKVLIVLATFPLSLLGAFLGLALTGNPIGFTAFLGIISLIGIVVRNGIILIDYADELVLVHGYTIKAAAKASGKRRMRPIFLTSAAAAVGVVPMIVGKSPLWAPLGSVVAIGLIVSMVLTLFVVPVLYYKLAKPSIDAVHLHPNTKEFEPILYKPQKNRTLRTLEVIRQRLKKQIRK; encoded by the coding sequence ATGAAAAAAGTTAAAATAAACTTTATAGAGGCCGCAATGAAGTACCGCCAGGTAACCATTGTGGTGACTGTTGTTCTAATGGTCTTGGGGAGCTATGCCCTAGCAACGATGGCGCGAAGCGAAGACCCCGAGATTACCGTGCGCAAAGGCTTGGTGGTCGCAATTTTTCCCGGGGCCGATGAACTACAGGTAGAAAAACAAGTAACCGATAAAATAGAACAATTCCTGTTTGGTTATGAGGAAGTAAGGAAGGAAAAAACCACTTCCGAAACCAAAGAAGGCCAGGTGGTATTGACCGTAGAGCTGAATGAAGACGTAGAGGACACGGACAGATTTTGGGCAACGTTGCAAAATGGCCTGAACACTATTTTTAGGCAAAGGTACACGTTGCCGCCGGGCCTCATAGGCCCCATTGTGGACAGTGACTTTGGGGACGTGGTGGCACAAATGATTACCATTTCTGCGCCAAAACGCAGCTATGCCGAAATAGAGACCTATCTGGACAAGCTGGAAGATGGTTTAAAAACAATCAACGAGACCTCCAAAATAAAGCGTTACGGAGGTCAAACACAACAGATTTACGTAACCGTTCAGGACGAAAAATTAAAACAATATGGTTTCGATTTTTCATCCATCGCACAAGTAATCCAAATGCAGAACGGAACAGAGTTCTCTGGCGGAATCACCTTAAAAAACTCCGAAGTATCCGTTTTTGCAAAAAATCAATACAAGGACGAACACGAGCTGGCAAACCAAATCGTATACAGCACTCCGGACGGCAAAGTGGTGCGCCTAAAGGATGTTGCAAACATTGAGCGCAGATACGAAGAGGTTTCAAGCTTCATTCAGGTGGAAAACCAAAAGGTAATGATGCTGGCCATAGAGATGCAGCCGGGAAACAACATTGTGCATTTTGGGAAGAAAGTAAACACAAAGATCAAAGAAGTGGAACAACAACTGCCCCAGGATGTCCAGATAGCGACCATAGTGGACCAACCTGCCGTGGTACAGGACAAAATCAGCCATTTTATGCTGGAGTTTGTCATCGCCGTATTGGCTGTAATTATAGTCGTTATACTGTTGCTTCCCCTTAGGGTGGCCGTAGTATCGGCCTTGGCCAGTCCTATCGCCATTGTCATCACTTTTGGGATATTGAATGCCATTGGTATTGAAATACACCAAGTAACGTTGGCTGCGTTGATCATTGTTTTGGGAATGGTTGTGGACAACGCCATAGTAGTGGTAGACAATTATATTGAAAAGCTCGATGAAGGGGAAGACCGCTGGACGGCCGCTTGGCAAAGTGGCACACAGCTAATGATACCCATTTTTACGGCAACCACGGCCATTATTTTGGCTTTCGTGCCTTTGGCATTTCTTTTAAACGGCCTTTCCAAGGAGTTTATACAAGCCTTGCCGGTCGCCGTGGGAGTAGCTTTGTTTACATCGATGGTAGTAGCCTTGTTGCTAACCCCTTATATGTGCTATGTCTTCATTAAAAAGGGCTTGAAGCACAAAGTGAGCGATGGCAACAAAAAAAGCCTCTTGGATAAGTTGCAACACCTTTTCAATCAGGGTTTGGACCATTGTTTTAAATGGCCAAAGACCACCTTGTTCTTTGGTACGCTGTGCGTTGTTGCCGCGCTGTTGGTATCCACAACATTGGACCGGGAATTGTTCCCAATAGCGGAGAGGAACCAATTTAACCTGGAAGTATGGCTGCCCAGTAGTGGTAGTATACAACAAACCGAAAAAGCCGTTGCCAAGATAGAAAAGGAAATTGCGGATGATGAAAGGGTATTGAGAACTGCTAGTTTTATAGGCACAAGTTCCCCCAGGTTTCATTCTACCTACGCACCGGAATTCCCAAGGAAAAACTTTGCCCAAATATTTATTACCACCACGGACAAAGGAGCAACAAATGAACTGGCCCATGAATATGTCCGAAAATTCGAGGGCTTTATCCCAGATGTGTATATCAGAACAAGGCAACTATCATTAAAAGAAACAGTGGCGCCTATTGAGGTAAGGATCATAGGTGAAGATTTAAACAATCAAAGAAGGGTCGCCGAACAGGTTAAGGAAATCCTGGCAAATACTCAAGGAACAAATTGGATACGAACCTCGTATCAGGATGACTACTACGGGATAAAAGTAAATCTGGATGATGATAAGGCCAATCGTTTGGGTATAACCAATAACATGGTGGCCCAGACCTTGGGTGCACTAAAAGGATATCCCGTATCCACACTCTACGAAGGCGACAAAGCTATCGACATATTATTGCGCTACAATGCCAGCAATAGGGACAACATAGACGATCTGGGTGCATTAAACGTCCCTACCATGTTCCGCACCAAGGTGCCTTTACGGGAAGTGGCCTCCATTGCGCCAGAGTGGCATACCGGAGCAATTGCCCATAGGAACGGGCTGCGCACGTTGACCGTGCGTTCCGAAGCGCAATTGGGTGTTAAGGCAACTACAATTCAAAGTGAGATCGAGCCAAAAATCAATGCCCTGGAGTTACCGGAAGGCATAACCATAAAGTATGGTGGAGAATACGAAAGCATTAACGAAACGGCCCCAAATATGGTGGTATCCTTATGTATAAGCCTGATACTTATCTTCTTGGTGCTACTGTTCCAATTTAAGGATTTTACAAAAGTACTGATTGTGCTGGCAACATTTCCCTTGAGTCTGTTGGGTGCCTTTTTGGGCTTGGCCTTGACCGGAAACCCCATCGGCTTTACCGCCTTTTTGGGCATTATAAGTCTAATCGGCATCGTGGTAAGAAACGGCATTATACTTATAGACTATGCCGATGAGTTGGTTTTGGTACATGGCTACACTATAAAAGCGGCCGCCAAGGCATCGGGAAAAAGGCGTATGCGCCCCATCTTCTTAACCTCTGCCGCCGCTGCGGTCGGTGTAGTCCCCATGATCGTGGGCAAGTCACCGCTTTGGGCACCTTTGGGAAGTGTAGTTGCCATAGGTTTAATAGTTTCCATGGTACTCACCCTATTTGTGGTCCCGGTTCTGTACTACAAGCTTGCCAAACCAAGTATAGATGCGGTGCACTTACATCCAAATACCAAGGAATTTGAGCCCATTTTGTATAAGCCCCAAAAGAACAGAACACTCCGTACGCTTGAGGTGATAAGGCAAAGGCTAAAAAAACAAATTAGAAAATAA
- a CDS encoding efflux RND transporter periplasmic adaptor subunit: protein MKQILVKTTLILLLISCSEEKEAPKTIPVPKVSVKEIKTVADAEAFHYSGTIEADNTVMLGFSVPGRVSQVVVQEGQKVNKGQLLAVVDATTYENAFDIAHAGLEQANDNYGRLKRLYEKGSLPERDYIAVKVAVAQANANKNLAAKNLSDTRLYAPFSGIITAKMTDMGATVAPGVPAFTIMKTDQVYAKAAIIESEISKLGIGRSATVEIPSLNESFTGMVAIVNPSADPLTRTFNVKVRLNNLENKLLPGMISNITIKTGNDIGAITVPTESIIRDADDILYVYVVEGKRVIRKRISVDGFKGNEVVVTKGLSIGDKVVVAGQRDIRDGQTVSL, encoded by the coding sequence ATGAAACAAATACTTGTGAAAACAACATTGATTCTATTACTGATAAGTTGTTCAGAAGAAAAAGAAGCACCAAAAACGATTCCCGTTCCCAAGGTGTCCGTAAAAGAAATCAAGACAGTGGCTGATGCCGAAGCATTTCACTACAGTGGCACAATCGAAGCCGATAATACCGTAATGTTAGGCTTTTCAGTTCCCGGAAGAGTCTCCCAAGTAGTAGTACAGGAGGGGCAAAAGGTCAACAAAGGACAGCTATTGGCGGTTGTGGATGCCACAACCTATGAAAACGCATTCGATATTGCCCATGCGGGTCTGGAACAAGCAAACGACAACTATGGGCGCCTAAAGAGGCTCTACGAGAAAGGGAGCTTGCCCGAACGCGATTATATAGCCGTAAAAGTAGCGGTAGCGCAAGCCAATGCCAACAAAAATCTGGCCGCCAAAAATTTGTCGGATACAAGGCTTTATGCACCTTTTTCCGGTATCATCACAGCAAAAATGACCGATATGGGAGCTACGGTAGCACCCGGGGTCCCTGCATTTACCATAATGAAAACGGACCAGGTTTACGCGAAAGCAGCAATCATCGAGTCCGAAATATCAAAGCTTGGAATAGGCAGGAGTGCCACCGTGGAAATACCCTCTCTCAATGAATCTTTCACAGGTATGGTGGCCATAGTGAATCCAAGTGCCGATCCCCTGACGAGAACCTTTAATGTAAAGGTACGTTTGAACAATTTGGAAAACAAGTTGTTGCCGGGAATGATAAGCAACATCACCATTAAAACCGGTAATGACATAGGTGCCATTACGGTTCCTACGGAGAGTATTATAAGGGATGCCGATGATATTTTGTATGTCTATGTGGTAGAAGGCAAAAGGGTCATTAGGAAAAGAATATCGGTAGACGGTTTTAAAGGAAATGAAGTGGTGGTAACCAAGGGCCTCTCCATAGGGGACAAAGTAGTTGTCGCGGGACAAAGGGATATCAGGGACGGGCAAACAGTTTCGCTATAA
- a CDS encoding helix-turn-helix domain-containing protein — MKQEPSISTHTLNDIVNILGDTPQEKNGLHVHFTKKRLDVIPLTYPHKGDSYSFLLVVSGAIKIQLNLITYTVQCNEVIVMKPQMVIHVLDMDHNLEMIVVSFTIDFIMNNFLERNEFEAWDFFTNSTIPKLKLSGEETESAIALSKLLLKNNATNTINIPFRNRIINYTFGLLLHHYSSIFKRDYPDLEIHLSRQEKLTLQFLKILNENFKTERSVQFYADALYMTSGHLSKVLKQVSGKTAGQLIDDAVIMEAKILLAAPELTVAQIANELQFSDQSFFGKYFKKHTGLPPSKFRRQAKLA, encoded by the coding sequence ATGAAACAGGAACCTTCAATAAGCACCCATACCTTAAACGACATTGTTAACATCCTCGGGGATACTCCACAGGAAAAAAATGGTCTGCACGTCCATTTTACAAAAAAAAGACTTGATGTGATTCCGCTTACGTATCCTCACAAAGGAGATTCCTACTCTTTTTTATTGGTAGTTTCCGGAGCGATAAAAATTCAACTTAACCTTATTACATACACCGTGCAGTGCAACGAAGTAATCGTAATGAAACCACAAATGGTCATACACGTATTGGATATGGACCATAATTTGGAGATGATCGTTGTCAGTTTCACCATTGATTTCATAATGAACAATTTCTTGGAGAGAAACGAGTTTGAAGCATGGGACTTTTTTACCAACAGCACCATTCCAAAATTAAAATTATCCGGCGAAGAGACGGAAAGTGCTATCGCCCTTAGCAAACTATTACTGAAGAACAACGCCACAAACACCATCAACATTCCTTTTAGGAATAGAATAATCAATTACACTTTTGGCCTGTTGCTCCATCATTACAGCTCTATTTTTAAAAGGGATTACCCGGATTTGGAAATACACCTGTCCAGACAGGAAAAATTGACACTTCAATTTTTAAAGATCTTAAATGAGAATTTTAAAACTGAGCGTTCCGTACAGTTTTACGCAGATGCATTATATATGACCTCGGGACACCTCTCCAAGGTCCTAAAACAGGTTTCGGGTAAAACTGCGGGTCAGTTGATAGATGACGCCGTTATCATGGAGGCAAAAATATTACTGGCCGCCCCGGAACTTACAGTTGCCCAAATAGCCAATGAACTGCAATTTAGTGACCAGTCCTTTTTTGGAAAGTACTTTAAAAAGCATACGGGCCTTCCTCCTTCAAAGTTCAGGCGACAGGCGAAATTGGCTTGA
- a CDS encoding FMN-binding protein — protein sequence MKKRKAKKRRDDLIAWISLGLLVICGIVGFNHSKTDLTQFKDELWPTATTFETVDYELLLTKDGDSSTLGSISSGTYNGFGGPLKVAVAVDVEGTIKNMAIVEHRETPSWYDRVMEQDFLQRLKGKSYKEPILLGRDIDGITGATYTVKAITEATREATLKSAKDAYGYDIDPYLTPRKIKFGLPEISLMGLMLIAVIGAYKVPKRHQKTMRWILMILGATLIGFVFNQPLTLTDVNKLIMGYWPDIYNQLYWYMLIFGIVIIFLTTGKNTYCRYICPFGAVQECVGAISGAKNVHSKTFNKVFNWTRRIVVLVTIMIALVYRNPGMSSYEVYGTIFNLLGTNFEVFFLAMILGFALFIKRPWCNYLCPIPVIEHYARFVHKKLETSFKRMVRNQHKTAQKTG from the coding sequence ATGAAGAAAAGAAAGGCAAAGAAAAGGCGGGACGATTTAATTGCCTGGATTAGTTTGGGCCTATTGGTAATCTGTGGTATTGTTGGTTTTAATCACTCTAAAACGGATCTAACGCAATTCAAGGACGAGCTTTGGCCTACTGCCACTACCTTTGAAACGGTCGATTATGAACTGTTATTGACAAAAGATGGGGACAGCAGTACATTGGGCAGCATATCCTCGGGGACTTATAATGGGTTCGGCGGACCACTTAAAGTTGCTGTTGCGGTAGACGTGGAAGGAACCATCAAAAACATGGCCATCGTTGAACATCGCGAAACACCATCATGGTACGATCGGGTAATGGAACAGGACTTTCTGCAAAGACTAAAGGGCAAAAGCTATAAAGAGCCCATTTTACTGGGAAGGGACATAGACGGTATTACCGGAGCCACGTATACGGTTAAAGCCATCACCGAAGCCACTCGTGAGGCCACTTTAAAATCGGCAAAAGATGCTTATGGATATGATATTGACCCCTATCTGACACCCAGAAAAATCAAGTTCGGGTTACCGGAAATCAGTTTGATGGGCCTTATGCTTATTGCAGTCATAGGTGCTTATAAAGTGCCCAAACGCCATCAAAAGACCATGAGATGGATATTGATGATTTTAGGAGCCACTTTAATCGGGTTTGTTTTTAACCAACCGCTTACGTTAACGGACGTGAACAAACTTATCATGGGCTACTGGCCGGATATTTACAATCAACTTTACTGGTATATGCTCATCTTTGGAATCGTTATCATTTTTCTTACCACGGGGAAGAACACCTATTGCAGGTATATCTGTCCTTTTGGAGCGGTACAAGAGTGTGTGGGCGCTATTAGTGGTGCAAAGAATGTCCATTCCAAAACATTTAACAAAGTATTCAACTGGACAAGGCGCATCGTGGTCCTTGTAACAATTATGATTGCCCTTGTCTATCGTAATCCCGGCATGAGTTCCTATGAGGTCTATGGCACGATCTTTAATCTTCTGGGCACTAATTTCGAGGTCTTTTTCCTTGCAATGATACTTGGGTTTGCCCTGTTCATAAAAAGGCCTTGGTGCAATTACCTATGTCCAATCCCTGTGATAGAGCACTATGCCCGCTTTGTCCATAAAAAACTGGAAACCTCCTTTAAAAGGATGGTACGAAACCAACATAAAACTGCACAAAAAACTGGTTGA
- a CDS encoding reductive dehalogenase, whose product MGTANNSKETGRRAFLKKATVAGLGTSLVGTGIANLSGEGNPLSSVQPETKKTGKKSFSLFRKEYETIDDAYEISPDYQRMDQKNIIFGRWGWDPKYYKPGGRGISFLLKDASEVPNPNEHLKGYGPVEHALGRAAWAGHDEGAPLSNSGLANTGPLNDWDKFSNPKRKEPYIFESLEEAKKYVKRAALFLGADEVGIAPYDERWVYTKQFDVESVLLDGVAPEDAPHEEIKFPFEVKSVIAFTFEMDYDALRAQGGLSDASAALEYSHMTEVSHKVAVFLNQLGYKAIPAGNDVGVSIPIAIQAGLGEISRMGTLISEKHGSRVRLAKVFTDLELPPDKPISFGVQDFCVKCKKCAEACPSNAISLEDEPSLNPEFNSISSNPGVKKWYQNNERCFSQWEKMGVACGVCLTVCPYNKIDNWVHFLSEMVVSAPVGRDIARQLDDAFGYGKLGPQYVDAFWNKED is encoded by the coding sequence ATGGGGACTGCTAACAATTCAAAAGAAACAGGGCGAAGGGCCTTTTTAAAAAAGGCCACGGTCGCCGGTTTAGGAACTTCCCTCGTTGGTACAGGCATTGCGAACTTGTCCGGTGAAGGAAATCCATTATCATCGGTACAACCGGAAACCAAAAAGACGGGAAAAAAATCGTTTTCCCTTTTTAGGAAGGAATACGAGACCATAGATGATGCCTATGAAATTTCACCGGACTACCAGCGTATGGACCAAAAGAACATCATTTTTGGTCGATGGGGCTGGGATCCCAAGTATTACAAGCCGGGAGGGAGGGGCATTTCCTTTCTACTTAAGGATGCATCCGAAGTTCCCAACCCCAACGAACACCTAAAAGGCTATGGTCCCGTTGAACATGCCCTTGGGCGTGCCGCTTGGGCCGGCCATGACGAAGGTGCCCCGCTTAGTAACTCTGGCCTGGCCAACACAGGTCCCTTGAACGACTGGGACAAGTTCTCCAATCCAAAACGTAAAGAGCCCTATATCTTTGAATCTCTGGAAGAAGCAAAAAAATACGTAAAACGGGCAGCACTTTTCTTGGGAGCGGACGAAGTGGGCATTGCCCCTTACGATGAAAGATGGGTCTACACCAAACAATTCGATGTGGAGTCCGTCCTTTTGGACGGGGTGGCGCCAGAGGATGCCCCTCATGAAGAAATCAAATTTCCTTTTGAGGTAAAAAGTGTAATCGCATTCACTTTTGAAATGGACTATGATGCATTAAGGGCCCAAGGAGGCTTGAGCGACGCATCCGCCGCTCTGGAGTATTCCCATATGACCGAAGTAAGCCATAAAGTAGCCGTATTCCTCAACCAACTGGGTTACAAAGCTATACCAGCAGGAAACGATGTGGGCGTAAGTATTCCCATAGCCATACAGGCCGGTCTGGGAGAAATCAGCCGCATGGGAACACTCATTTCAGAAAAGCACGGTTCACGGGTAAGGCTCGCCAAAGTATTTACGGATTTGGAACTTCCACCGGACAAGCCCATTAGCTTTGGTGTACAGGACTTTTGTGTCAAATGTAAAAAATGTGCGGAAGCCTGCCCATCGAACGCTATTAGCCTGGAGGACGAGCCTTCATTGAACCCTGAATTCAATTCTATTTCCTCCAATCCTGGGGTAAAAAAATGGTATCAGAACAATGAAAGATGTTTTAGCCAATGGGAAAAGATGGGAGTGGCCTGTGGTGTTTGTCTCACTGTGTGTCCGTACAATAAAATTGATAATTGGGTACACTTCCTGTCGGAAATGGTAGTGAGTGCCCCAGTGGGCAGGGATATCGCCAGACAATTGGACGATGCCTTTGGCTATGGAAAGTTAGGTCCTCAATACGTGGATGCTTTTTGGAACAAAGAAGACTAA
- a CDS encoding TetR/AcrR family transcriptional regulator, with protein sequence MRKTVEETEKTRRLLVECATRRFILEGFSATKLEDIAADAGLTRGAFYWHFKNKQAIFRAIIEENSKEALKLVARYLENDHDPAERIKDFVRHLLGDRHRKNHQVFVLIRLKQQPPSGLANMDDQIPSVEEIVVPALEDTIKEGKQMGIFGAALDAAFSAKCIYTFFWGFFVNYDSLYKDYTDEQLIQQINGFLSQLLGIKTTW encoded by the coding sequence ATGCGAAAGACAGTAGAGGAAACCGAGAAAACCAGAAGATTACTTGTTGAATGCGCCACAAGGCGTTTTATCCTTGAGGGCTTCTCGGCCACGAAACTGGAGGATATTGCCGCAGATGCCGGCCTCACCCGCGGAGCCTTTTATTGGCACTTTAAGAACAAACAGGCAATTTTTAGGGCCATCATAGAGGAAAACAGCAAGGAAGCCCTAAAACTGGTGGCCCGTTATTTGGAAAATGACCACGATCCGGCAGAACGGATCAAGGACTTTGTACGACACCTACTGGGAGACCGTCATCGTAAAAATCATCAAGTATTTGTCCTTATACGGTTAAAGCAACAACCGCCAAGCGGGTTGGCCAATATGGATGATCAAATTCCCTCTGTTGAGGAGATTGTGGTTCCTGCCTTGGAGGATACTATCAAAGAAGGTAAGCAAATGGGAATCTTTGGTGCCGCTCTTGATGCCGCATTTAGCGCAAAATGTATCTATACCTTTTTTTGGGGCTTTTTTGTCAATTACGATAGCCTTTATAAGGATTATACGGATGAACAACTTATCCAACAAATCAATGGTTTCTTAAGCCAATTGTTGGGCATTAAAACCACATGGTAA
- a CDS encoding RidA family protein: MTPEGNLEKFGFELPHISTPGGNYVSVNIRGNIAYIAIQFPILNGVYQYQGRLGNEITTEEGYKAMELCALNVLAQIKKKIGFEKIIGLNHIDAYFQSGETWDESPMVVNGASDLFVKVLDQKGEHSRAIFGVERLPQNFCVGLTASFTIKK; the protein is encoded by the coding sequence ATGACACCAGAAGGCAATTTAGAAAAGTTCGGTTTTGAATTACCGCATATATCCACTCCAGGCGGGAATTACGTATCTGTTAACATAAGAGGGAACATTGCCTATATCGCAATTCAATTTCCAATTTTGAATGGAGTATACCAATATCAAGGAAGATTGGGAAATGAAATAACAACGGAAGAAGGATACAAAGCAATGGAACTCTGTGCTTTGAATGTTTTGGCACAGATAAAAAAGAAAATCGGATTTGAAAAAATCATAGGGTTAAACCATATCGATGCCTACTTCCAATCCGGTGAAACTTGGGACGAGTCACCAATGGTAGTCAATGGAGCTTCCGACCTTTTCGTAAAGGTCCTTGATCAAAAGGGAGAACATTCGAGAGCCATTTTTGGAGTAGAGAGACTTCCACAAAATTTTTGTGTCGGGCTTACGGCATCATTTACCATTAAGAAATAA
- the msrB gene encoding peptide-methionine (R)-S-oxide reductase MsrB translates to MRLSLILLLSLAYMTVASQTKSDSKDENYPYPIQKTDEEWKKMLSDEQFYILRQQGTEYAFSGAYWDNKKKGTYYSAATGQPLFSSEHKYRSGTGWPSFYKPIDENAVKEIVDRSHGMVRTEVVDSGSGSHLGHVFNDGPAPTGLRYCMNSASLLFVADGEELPAIVKEWKAKYGN, encoded by the coding sequence ATGAGGTTATCGCTTATTTTACTTCTTAGCCTGGCCTATATGACTGTGGCTAGCCAGACAAAATCCGATTCAAAAGACGAAAATTACCCCTACCCCATTCAAAAGACGGATGAAGAGTGGAAGAAGATGCTTTCGGATGAGCAATTTTACATACTGCGCCAACAGGGTACGGAGTATGCTTTTTCCGGAGCCTATTGGGATAACAAGAAAAAGGGAACCTATTACTCTGCCGCTACTGGTCAGCCCTTATTCAGCTCCGAACATAAGTATAGATCAGGTACGGGATGGCCCAGCTTTTACAAACCAATTGATGAAAATGCCGTCAAAGAGATTGTCGATAGAAGTCACGGCATGGTCCGTACGGAAGTAGTTGATAGTGGAAGCGGTTCCCATCTGGGTCATGTATTTAATGATGGTCCAGCACCAACAGGACTGCGGTATTGCATGAACTCCGCTTCGCTGCTATTTGTGGCAGATGGTGAGGAATTACCGGCAATAGTGAAAGAATGGAAAGCTAAGTATGGTAACTAA
- a CDS encoding protein adenylyltransferase SelO, whose translation MNDKENNVGYFSGNQIPDGAKPLAQAYAGHQFGHFTMLGDGRAILLGEQLDAMGKRFDIQLKGSGQTPYSRRGDGRATLYSMLREYLISESIHHLGIPTTRSLSVVSTGEQVFRGERHNGAVLTRTADSHIRVGTFEYARNFCSTEDLQALTTYTIQRHYPELTDTDNPALELLKAVMHRQIDLVVHWMQVGFIHGVMNTDNMSIAGETIDYGPCAFMNSYNPRTVFSSIDTQGRYAFGNQSYIAHWNLAIFASALLPLISENQKKAVDLAKEVIEGFQQTFTEKWYNMMCGKLGILNPKDKDKDLVDGLLSLMETNRSDYTQVFLALQQDKESDESLFDLAEFSGWMQKWKNEHLRDQGKTPSLELMKKLNPRVIPRNHWVEDVLEAAVQGDMAPFDQLLGLLSKPYDNHPDQLQFQQIPAGFDARYQTFCGT comes from the coding sequence ATTAATGATAAAGAAAATAATGTCGGTTATTTTTCAGGGAACCAGATTCCTGATGGAGCCAAGCCTTTGGCACAAGCATATGCTGGGCACCAGTTTGGCCATTTTACCATGTTGGGCGATGGCAGGGCCATTTTACTGGGCGAACAGCTTGACGCTATGGGCAAAAGATTCGACATCCAATTAAAGGGTTCGGGGCAAACACCATACTCCCGGCGCGGTGATGGCAGGGCAACCCTGTATTCCATGCTGCGCGAATACCTGATTAGTGAATCCATACACCATTTAGGTATACCCACCACCCGGAGCCTGTCCGTAGTTTCGACCGGAGAGCAGGTTTTTCGTGGAGAGCGGCACAACGGTGCCGTGCTAACGCGTACGGCAGATAGCCATATACGTGTGGGCACCTTTGAGTACGCCCGTAATTTTTGTTCTACGGAAGATTTACAAGCGCTCACCACCTACACCATCCAAAGGCACTATCCTGAACTAACGGATACGGACAATCCGGCCCTTGAACTGTTAAAGGCCGTTATGCACAGACAAATCGATCTGGTTGTCCATTGGATGCAGGTAGGATTTATCCACGGGGTGATGAATACCGACAACATGAGTATTGCCGGCGAGACCATTGACTATGGCCCATGTGCTTTTATGAATTCCTACAATCCCAGGACCGTTTTTAGTTCAATTGATACCCAAGGCCGCTATGCCTTTGGCAATCAATCCTATATTGCCCATTGGAACTTAGCGATCTTTGCCAGCGCCCTCTTGCCCCTGATTTCGGAAAACCAGAAAAAAGCCGTGGATCTGGCCAAGGAAGTTATCGAAGGATTTCAGCAGACATTTACCGAAAAATGGTACAACATGATGTGTGGTAAGCTGGGTATTTTGAATCCCAAGGACAAGGATAAAGACTTGGTGGATGGACTGCTCTCGTTAATGGAAACCAACAGGTCCGATTATACGCAAGTATTTTTGGCCTTACAACAAGATAAAGAATCCGATGAATCCCTTTTTGACTTAGCGGAATTTAGCGGTTGGATGCAAAAATGGAAAAATGAACATCTCAGGGACCAGGGTAAAACACCAAGCTTGGAACTAATGAAAAAATTAAACCCCAGGGTCATCCCACGCAACCATTGGGTAGAAGATGTTCTGGAAGCTGCCGTTCAAGGCGATATGGCACCCTTTGACCAATTGCTGGGCCTACTCTCCAAACCTTACGATAATCATCCCGATCAACTACAATTTCAACAAATACCCGCAGGTTTTGATGCACGTTATCAGACTTTTTGCGGCACGTAA